In one window of Rhodopseudomonas palustris HaA2 DNA:
- the metH gene encoding methionine synthase yields the protein MTKPTSPKRTELLALTRERILVLDGAMGTMIQALQFDEAAFRGERFKDFHRDLRGNNDLLILTQPQAIEDIHAQYLRAGADIVATNTFSSTSIAQADYDLSEIAYEMSRDGARLARNAADTVQAEDGKPRFVAGAIGPTNRTASISPDVANPGYRAVTFDDLRIAYGEQINGLLDGGADLLLVETIFDTLNAKAALYAIAEISEARGIDVPVMISGTITDKSGRLLSGQLPEAFWNSVRHAKPITIGFNCALGAKDLRAHIADIGRVADTLVCAYPNAGLPNEFGQYDESPDYMASLVGEFAEAGLVNIVGGCCGTTPAHIAAIAKAVAPHKPRVVPVIEPRLRLSGLEPFELTQAIPFVNVGERTNVTGSAKFRKLITAGDYAAALQVARDQVENGAQIIDVNMDEGLLDSEAAMVTFLNLVAAEPDIAKVPVMVDSSKFAVIEAGLKCVQGKPVVNSISLKEGEDKFLHEARIARRHGAAVVVMAFDEQGQADTYARKTEICKRAYDILVERIGFPPEDIIFDPNIFAIATGLEEHNNYGVDFIEATRWIRQNLPHAHISGGVSNLSFSFRGNEPVREAMHSVFLYHAIKAGMDMGIVNAGQMIVYDDIDPELRQTCEDVILNRDPGASERLLALAEKYRGQGKAVKEQDLAWRSWPVEQRLSHALVHGITEYIETDTEEARAKAERPLHVIEGPLMAGMNVVGDLFGDGKMFLPQVVKSARVMKQAVAYLMPFMEAEKAAQLAAGTHTGERATAGKIVLATVKGDVHDIGKNIVGIVLQCNNFEVIDLGVMVPAAKIIETAIAEQADIIGLSGLITPSLDEMSFLASEMQRNGLDMPLLIGGATTSRVHTAVKIDPSYPAGSVVHVNDASRAVGVASSLLSRERGPAYAAEIRADYARITAAHLRAQADKKRVALKDARANATKIDWSAAKPVKPSFLGVRSFINYPLAELAETIDWTPFFQSWELAGRFPAILDDKVVGEAARSLYADARKMLERIVAENWFTAKAVIGFWPANAVGDDIILYADDDRDASIGALHTLRQQLVKREGRANAALSDFIAPRGVQDYIGAFVVTAGIGEDVIADKFKADNDDYSSIMVKALADRLAEAFAERMHARVRREFWGYAPDESLSVDELILEKYQGIRPAPGYPAQPDHTEKATLFKLLEAEVNAGVTLTESYAMWPGSSVSGLYFSHPQSAYFGVGKIERDQVEDYALRKGWSVTEAERWLAPVLNYIPEPQPAGARAQEPMPPLAPSGDLLPTEPPADAAFTANDAALAAHPAGCNCAVHLMWRKTAVGAK from the coding sequence ATGACCAAGCCGACATCCCCGAAGCGGACCGAACTGCTGGCGCTGACCCGCGAGCGCATCCTCGTGCTCGACGGCGCGATGGGCACGATGATCCAGGCGCTGCAGTTCGACGAGGCTGCGTTCCGCGGCGAGCGCTTCAAGGATTTCCATCGCGACCTGCGCGGCAACAACGACCTGTTGATCCTGACCCAGCCGCAGGCGATCGAGGACATCCACGCGCAATATCTGCGCGCCGGCGCCGACATCGTCGCCACCAACACCTTCTCCTCGACCTCGATCGCGCAGGCGGACTACGACCTGTCCGAGATCGCCTATGAAATGAGCCGTGACGGCGCCCGCCTCGCCCGCAACGCCGCCGACACGGTGCAGGCCGAGGACGGCAAGCCGCGCTTCGTCGCCGGCGCGATCGGCCCGACCAACCGCACCGCCTCGATCTCGCCCGATGTCGCCAATCCGGGCTATCGCGCGGTGACCTTCGACGATCTGCGCATCGCCTATGGCGAGCAGATCAACGGGCTGCTCGACGGCGGCGCCGACCTGCTGCTGGTCGAGACTATTTTCGACACGCTCAATGCCAAGGCGGCGCTCTACGCGATCGCCGAGATCAGCGAGGCGCGCGGCATCGACGTGCCGGTGATGATCTCCGGCACCATCACCGACAAATCCGGACGGCTCTTGTCCGGGCAATTGCCGGAAGCGTTCTGGAATTCGGTGCGACATGCCAAGCCGATCACCATCGGCTTCAACTGCGCGCTCGGCGCCAAGGATCTGCGCGCGCACATCGCCGATATCGGCCGCGTCGCCGATACGCTGGTCTGCGCCTATCCCAACGCCGGCCTGCCCAACGAATTCGGCCAGTACGACGAGAGCCCGGACTACATGGCATCGCTGGTCGGCGAATTCGCAGAGGCCGGCCTCGTCAACATCGTCGGCGGCTGCTGCGGCACCACGCCGGCGCATATCGCGGCGATCGCCAAGGCCGTGGCGCCGCACAAGCCGCGCGTCGTGCCCGTGATCGAACCGCGGCTGCGATTGAGCGGGCTCGAGCCGTTCGAACTCACCCAAGCTATTCCGTTCGTCAATGTCGGCGAGCGCACCAACGTCACGGGCTCTGCGAAATTCCGCAAGCTGATCACCGCCGGCGACTACGCCGCGGCGCTACAGGTGGCGCGCGACCAGGTCGAGAACGGCGCGCAGATCATCGACGTCAACATGGACGAAGGGCTTCTGGATTCCGAAGCCGCGATGGTGACCTTCCTCAACCTGGTCGCCGCCGAGCCGGACATCGCCAAGGTGCCGGTGATGGTCGATAGTTCGAAGTTCGCCGTGATCGAGGCCGGCCTGAAATGCGTTCAGGGCAAGCCGGTGGTGAACTCGATCTCGCTGAAGGAAGGCGAGGACAAGTTCCTGCACGAGGCCAGGATCGCGCGCCGCCACGGCGCCGCGGTCGTCGTCATGGCGTTCGACGAACAGGGCCAAGCCGACACTTACGCGCGCAAGACCGAGATCTGCAAACGCGCCTACGACATTCTGGTCGAGCGGATCGGCTTCCCGCCGGAAGACATCATCTTCGATCCGAATATCTTCGCGATCGCGACCGGGCTGGAAGAACACAACAATTACGGCGTCGACTTCATCGAGGCGACGCGCTGGATCCGCCAGAACCTGCCGCACGCGCATATCTCCGGCGGCGTCTCGAATCTCTCGTTCTCGTTCCGCGGCAACGAGCCGGTGCGCGAGGCGATGCACTCGGTGTTCCTGTATCACGCCATCAAGGCCGGCATGGACATGGGCATCGTCAATGCCGGGCAGATGATCGTGTATGACGACATCGATCCCGAACTGCGCCAAACTTGCGAGGACGTCATCCTCAATCGCGACCCGGGCGCCTCCGAGCGGCTGCTGGCGCTCGCCGAAAAGTATCGCGGCCAGGGCAAGGCGGTGAAGGAGCAGGACCTCGCCTGGCGTTCGTGGCCGGTCGAGCAGCGGCTCAGCCACGCGCTGGTGCACGGCATCACCGAATATATCGAGACCGATACCGAGGAAGCCCGCGCCAAAGCAGAACGACCGCTGCACGTGATCGAAGGCCCGCTGATGGCCGGCATGAACGTCGTCGGCGATCTGTTCGGCGACGGCAAGATGTTCCTGCCGCAGGTGGTGAAATCCGCTCGCGTGATGAAGCAGGCGGTCGCCTATCTGATGCCGTTCATGGAAGCCGAGAAGGCCGCCCAGCTTGCCGCCGGCACCCACACCGGCGAGCGCGCCACCGCCGGCAAGATCGTGCTCGCCACCGTCAAGGGCGACGTCCACGACATCGGCAAGAACATCGTCGGCATCGTGCTCCAGTGCAACAATTTCGAGGTGATCGACCTCGGCGTGATGGTGCCCGCCGCGAAGATCATCGAGACCGCGATCGCCGAGCAGGCGGACATCATCGGCCTGTCCGGCCTGATCACGCCGTCGCTCGATGAAATGAGCTTCCTCGCCTCCGAGATGCAGCGCAACGGCCTCGACATGCCGCTGCTGATCGGCGGCGCCACCACCAGCCGGGTCCACACCGCGGTGAAGATCGACCCGTCCTATCCGGCCGGCAGCGTCGTGCACGTCAATGACGCCAGCCGCGCGGTCGGCGTCGCATCGTCGCTGCTGTCGCGCGAGCGCGGCCCGGCCTACGCCGCCGAGATCCGCGCCGACTACGCCCGGATCACCGCGGCGCATCTGCGCGCGCAGGCCGACAAGAAGCGCGTCGCGCTGAAAGACGCCCGCGCCAATGCGACGAAGATCGACTGGTCGGCGGCGAAGCCGGTGAAGCCGTCGTTCCTCGGCGTCCGCAGCTTCATCAACTATCCACTCGCCGAACTGGCCGAGACCATCGACTGGACGCCGTTCTTCCAGAGCTGGGAGCTCGCCGGGCGCTTCCCCGCGATCCTCGACGACAAGGTGGTCGGCGAGGCCGCGCGCTCGCTCTATGCCGACGCCCGCAAGATGCTTGAGCGGATCGTCGCCGAGAACTGGTTCACCGCCAAGGCGGTGATCGGATTCTGGCCGGCGAATGCGGTCGGCGACGACATCATCCTGTATGCCGACGACGACCGCGACGCCTCGATCGGCGCGCTGCACACGCTGCGCCAGCAGTTGGTCAAGCGCGAGGGCCGCGCCAATGCGGCGCTGTCGGATTTCATCGCGCCGCGCGGCGTGCAGGACTATATCGGCGCCTTCGTCGTCACCGCCGGGATCGGCGAGGACGTGATCGCCGACAAATTCAAGGCCGACAATGACGACTATTCGTCGATCATGGTCAAGGCGCTGGCCGATCGTCTGGCGGAGGCCTTCGCCGAGCGGATGCACGCCCGCGTTCGCCGCGAATTCTGGGGCTACGCGCCGGACGAGAGCCTGTCGGTGGATGAGCTGATCCTCGAGAAGTATCAGGGCATCCGCCCGGCGCCGGGCTATCCGGCGCAGCCCGACCACACCGAGAAGGCGACGCTGTTCAAGCTGCTCGAAGCCGAGGTCAATGCCGGCGTGACGCTGACCGAGTCATATGCGATGTGGCCCGGCTCGTCGGTGTCGGGGCTGTATTTCAGCCATCCGCAGAGCGCCTATTTCGGCGTCGGCAAGATCGAGCGCGACCAGGTCGAGGACTACGCGCTGCGCAAGGGCTGGAGCGTCACCGAGGCCGAGCGCTGGCTCGCCCCGGTGCTGAACTACATCCCCGAGCCGCAGCCCGCCGGTGCCCGCGCCCAGGAGCCGATGCCGCCGCTGGCGCCGTCCGGCGACCTGCTGCCGACCGAGCCGCCCGCCGATGCGGCGTTCACCGCGAACGACGCCGCCCTCGCCGCCCACCCCGCCGGCTGCAACTGCGCGGTGCATCTGATGTGGCGGAAGACGGCGGTCGGGGCGAAGTAG
- a CDS encoding CmpA/NrtA family ABC transporter substrate-binding protein — translation MSERLRIGFIPLADAAALIVAVDKGFCATEGLDVELVREISWANVRDKFNIGLFDAAHLLAPMAVASSLGIGHIKVPVISGFGLGVNGNAITVSPDLQAAIAAMAEGDVADPLVSARALARVVAERKALGLEPLIFGMTFPFSSHNYDLRFWMGAGGVDPDEDVRLVVLPPPYMVESLANKHLDGFCVGAPWNSVAIDLGIGHILHFSCELFQRAAEKMLAVRASWAEGHPETLARLIRAHDRAAQFIEHEPNRDEVCAILTAPGRIEVTPELIRRTLDGRLKVSPEGRIRETGRYLLVGREAAARPDPVQGAWNYAQMVRWGQAPLSAELLAAAKAVFRPDLYDAAVGTPPILPIAPADGIGECTGTHFDPDDIAGYLSALTIRR, via the coding sequence ATGAGCGAGCGCCTGCGCATCGGATTCATCCCGCTGGCCGACGCCGCGGCGCTGATCGTCGCCGTCGACAAGGGGTTCTGCGCCACCGAGGGGCTCGACGTCGAGCTGGTGCGCGAAATCTCCTGGGCCAATGTCCGCGACAAATTCAACATCGGCCTATTCGACGCCGCGCATCTGTTGGCGCCGATGGCGGTCGCCTCCAGCCTCGGCATCGGCCACATCAAGGTGCCGGTGATTTCCGGCTTCGGCCTCGGCGTCAACGGCAACGCCATCACGGTGTCGCCGGATCTGCAGGCTGCGATCGCGGCGATGGCCGAGGGCGACGTCGCCGATCCGCTGGTGTCGGCGCGGGCGCTGGCGCGCGTCGTCGCCGAGCGCAAGGCGCTGGGGCTGGAGCCGCTGATCTTCGGCATGACCTTCCCGTTCTCCAGCCACAATTACGATCTGCGGTTCTGGATGGGCGCTGGCGGGGTCGATCCCGACGAAGACGTCCGCCTCGTGGTGCTGCCGCCGCCCTACATGGTCGAGAGCCTCGCCAACAAACATCTCGACGGCTTCTGCGTCGGCGCGCCGTGGAATTCGGTGGCGATCGATCTCGGCATCGGCCACATCCTGCATTTCTCCTGCGAGCTGTTCCAGCGCGCCGCGGAGAAGATGCTGGCGGTGCGCGCCTCATGGGCCGAAGGACATCCGGAGACGCTGGCGCGGCTGATCCGGGCGCACGATCGCGCCGCGCAATTCATCGAGCACGAACCCAATCGCGACGAGGTCTGCGCGATTCTCACCGCGCCGGGCCGGATCGAAGTGACGCCGGAGCTGATCCGCCGCACCCTGGACGGCCGCCTCAAAGTCTCGCCCGAAGGCCGCATCCGCGAGACCGGCCGCTATCTGCTGGTCGGCCGCGAAGCCGCGGCACGGCCCGATCCGGTGCAGGGCGCGTGGAACTACGCGCAGATGGTGCGCTGGGGCCAGGCGCCGCTGTCGGCCGAACTGCTCGCCGCCGCCAAGGCTGTGTTCCGGCCCGACCTCTACGACGCCGCCGTCGGCACGCCGCCGATCCTGCCGATCGCGCCCGCCGACGGCATCGGCGAATGCACCGGCACGCATTTCGATCCGGACGACATCGCCGGCTATCTGTCGGCGCTGACGATCCGGCGCTGA
- the ntrB gene encoding nitrate ABC transporter permease, whose translation MSMTAIKSETETITVLAPPPSAVVAMRPKLQPRADKYIKAARETAARVIPPLIVFTLLMVFWELVCRQAGSALPPPSKVYSDTKELIFDPFFDRGGLDKGLFWHLSASLQRVALGYSLAAIVGIALGVLVGQSVWAMRGLDPIFQVLRTIPPLAWLPLALAAFRDGQPSAIFVIFITSIWPIIINTAVGIRNIPQDYRNVAAVVQLNPLEFFTKVMLPSAAPYIFTGLRIGIGLSWLAIIAAEMLIGGVGIGFFIWDAWNSSHISEIILALFYVGIIGFVLDRMIAGLGRIVTHGTSAG comes from the coding sequence ATGTCGATGACCGCCATCAAATCCGAGACCGAGACCATCACCGTGCTCGCGCCGCCACCTTCCGCGGTGGTGGCGATGCGACCGAAGCTGCAGCCGCGCGCGGACAAATACATCAAGGCGGCGCGCGAGACCGCGGCCCGGGTGATCCCGCCGCTGATCGTGTTCACGCTGCTGATGGTGTTCTGGGAGCTGGTCTGCCGCCAGGCGGGTTCGGCGTTGCCGCCGCCGTCCAAGGTCTACAGCGACACCAAGGAGTTGATCTTCGATCCGTTCTTCGATCGCGGCGGCCTCGACAAGGGGCTGTTCTGGCATCTGAGCGCCAGCCTGCAGCGTGTCGCGCTGGGCTACTCGCTGGCGGCGATCGTCGGCATCGCGCTCGGCGTGCTGGTCGGCCAGTCGGTGTGGGCGATGCGCGGACTCGATCCGATCTTCCAGGTGTTGCGCACGATTCCGCCGCTGGCCTGGCTGCCGCTGGCGCTCGCCGCCTTCCGCGACGGCCAGCCCTCGGCGATCTTCGTGATCTTCATCACCTCGATCTGGCCGATCATCATCAACACCGCTGTCGGCATCCGCAACATTCCGCAGGACTATCGCAACGTCGCCGCCGTGGTGCAGCTCAATCCGTTGGAGTTTTTCACCAAGGTGATGCTGCCCTCGGCGGCGCCCTACATCTTCACCGGCCTGCGTATCGGCATCGGCCTGTCGTGGCTGGCGATCATTGCCGCCGAGATGCTGATCGGCGGCGTCGGCATCGGCTTCTTCATCTGGGACGCCTGGAATTCTTCGCATATCAGCGAGATCATTCTGGCGCTGTTCTATGTCGGCATCATCGGCTTCGTGCTCGACCGCATGATCGCGGGGCTCGGCCGGATCGTCACCCACGGCACCTCTGCAGGTTAA
- the metF gene encoding methylenetetrahydrofolate reductase [NAD(P)H], whose product MTDVLQHIPAISFEFFPPKTDEMERNLWQAISRLAPLHPRFVSVTYGAGGSTRERTHSTIARILRETSLTPAAHLTCVDAPCADVDDVVERYHEIGVRHIVALRGDPTSGLGGAYTPHPQGYRSSADLVASIKRKHPDIDVTVSAYPEKHPESASFDADLDMLQAKVDAGATRAITQFFFDNDLYFRYLDRVRARGIDIPIVPGILPVQNFKQASSFATRAGATVPDWLAKQFEGLDDDPDTRKLVAATMAAGQVHKLAKHGVDTFHFYTMNRADLVFAISHLLGLRPQAAQKAA is encoded by the coding sequence ATGACCGACGTGCTGCAGCACATTCCGGCGATCTCCTTCGAGTTCTTCCCGCCGAAGACCGACGAGATGGAGCGCAATCTGTGGCAGGCGATCAGCCGGCTGGCGCCGCTGCATCCGCGCTTCGTCTCGGTGACTTACGGCGCCGGCGGCTCGACCCGCGAGCGCACCCATTCGACCATCGCCCGCATCCTGCGCGAGACCAGCCTGACGCCGGCCGCCCACCTCACCTGCGTCGATGCGCCCTGCGCCGATGTCGACGACGTGGTCGAGCGCTATCACGAGATCGGCGTCCGCCATATCGTGGCGCTGCGCGGCGATCCCACCAGCGGCCTCGGCGGCGCCTACACCCCGCATCCGCAGGGTTATCGCAGTTCGGCCGATCTGGTCGCATCGATCAAGCGCAAGCATCCGGACATCGACGTCACCGTGTCGGCCTATCCGGAGAAACATCCGGAGAGCGCGAGCTTCGACGCCGATCTCGACATGCTGCAGGCCAAGGTCGATGCCGGGGCGACCCGCGCCATCACCCAGTTCTTCTTCGACAATGATCTGTACTTCCGCTACCTCGACCGCGTCCGCGCCCGCGGCATCGACATTCCGATCGTGCCCGGCATCCTGCCGGTGCAGAACTTCAAGCAGGCGTCGAGCTTCGCCACGCGCGCCGGCGCCACCGTGCCGGACTGGCTGGCGAAGCAGTTCGAAGGCCTCGACGACGATCCCGACACCCGCAAGCTGGTGGCGGCGACGATGGCGGCAGGCCAGGTGCACAAGCTCGCCAAGCACGGCGTCGACACCTTCCACTTCTACACCATGAACCGCGCGGACCTGGTGTTCGCGATCAGCCACCTGCTCGGCCTTCGGCCGCAGGCGGCGCAGAAAGCCGCATGA
- the glpK gene encoding glycerol kinase GlpK — MPFVMAIDQGTTSSRAILFRGDISIAASAQQEFPQHFPASGWVEHEPEDIWASTLATCRAAMEKAGATAADIAAIGITNQRETVVVWDAASGKAIHRAIVWQDRRTAEVCTRMKADGYEPMITDKTGLIIDPYFSGTKVAWLLDNVPGARARAERGELKFGTIDCWLLWRLTGGRVHATDATNASRTLLFNIHTGDWDDELLQLLRVPRSMLPEVKDSSAHFGDSAYELFGAPIAIRGIAGDQQAATIGQACFSPGMIKSTYGTGCFALLITGATPVKSHNKLLTTIAYQLGGKRTYALEGSIFVAGSAVQWLRDGLGIIKHASETGPLADKSDSMQSVYLVPAFVGLGAPYWNPRVRGALFGMTRNTGPAELAHAALESVCYQTYDLWAAMRADWSGADAAPPVLRVDGGMAASDWTMQRLADLLDAPVDRPVIQETTALGAAYLAGLSAGVFPEPQKFADNWRLDHRFRPAMSQATRERKLAGWGRAVKGLLASDEGEG; from the coding sequence ATGCCTTTCGTGATGGCCATCGATCAGGGCACCACTTCGTCGCGCGCGATCCTGTTCCGTGGCGATATTTCGATCGCGGCCTCGGCGCAGCAGGAATTCCCGCAGCATTTCCCCGCCTCCGGCTGGGTCGAGCACGAGCCCGAGGACATCTGGGCCTCGACGCTGGCGACCTGCCGGGCCGCGATGGAGAAGGCAGGGGCCACCGCCGCCGATATCGCCGCGATCGGCATCACCAACCAGCGGGAGACCGTGGTGGTGTGGGACGCGGCGTCCGGCAAGGCGATCCACCGCGCCATCGTCTGGCAGGATCGCCGCACCGCGGAGGTCTGCACCCGCATGAAGGCGGACGGCTATGAGCCGATGATCACCGACAAGACCGGGCTGATCATCGATCCGTATTTCTCCGGCACCAAGGTCGCCTGGCTACTCGACAACGTGCCCGGCGCGCGCGCCCGCGCCGAGCGCGGCGAACTCAAATTCGGCACCATCGATTGCTGGCTGCTGTGGCGGCTGACCGGCGGCCGCGTCCACGCCACCGACGCCACCAACGCCTCGCGCACGCTGCTGTTCAACATCCACACCGGCGATTGGGACGACGAGCTGCTGCAGCTGCTGCGCGTGCCGCGCTCGATGTTGCCGGAGGTCAAGGATTCCTCCGCGCATTTCGGCGACAGCGCCTACGAACTGTTCGGTGCCCCGATCGCCATTCGCGGCATCGCCGGCGACCAGCAGGCCGCCACCATCGGGCAGGCCTGTTTCTCGCCGGGCATGATCAAATCGACTTACGGCACCGGCTGCTTCGCCCTGCTCATCACCGGCGCGACGCCGGTGAAGTCGCACAACAAGCTGCTCACCACCATCGCCTATCAGCTCGGCGGTAAGCGTACCTACGCGCTGGAGGGCTCGATCTTCGTCGCGGGCTCGGCGGTGCAATGGCTGCGCGACGGCCTCGGCATCATCAAGCACGCCAGCGAGACCGGCCCCCTCGCCGACAAATCCGATTCGATGCAGAGCGTTTATCTGGTGCCGGCCTTCGTCGGCCTCGGCGCGCCGTACTGGAATCCGCGAGTGCGCGGCGCGCTGTTCGGCATGACGCGCAACACCGGCCCGGCCGAGCTGGCGCACGCCGCGCTGGAGAGCGTCTGCTATCAGACCTACGATCTATGGGCGGCGATGCGCGCCGACTGGTCGGGCGCCGACGCCGCGCCGCCGGTGCTGCGCGTCGACGGCGGCATGGCGGCGTCGGACTGGACCATGCAGCGCCTCGCCGATCTCCTCGACGCCCCGGTAGACCGCCCCGTGATCCAGGAAACCACCGCGCTCGGCGCCGCGTATCTCGCCGGCCTCTCAGCCGGCGTCTTCCCCGAGCCGCAGAAATTCGCCGACAACTGGCGCCTCGACCACCGCTTCAGGCCGGCGATGAGCCAGGCGACGCGCGAGAGGAAGCTGGCGGGATGGGGCAGGGCGGTGAAGGGGCTGCTGGCGAGTGATGAGGGGGAGGGGTAG
- a CDS encoding CmpA/NrtA family ABC transporter substrate-binding protein — MISKDRTGSRVSRRQLLKAGGSAAALLAAAKLNLPGGAFAQEGGPEVKGAKLGFIALTDASPLFVAKEKGIFAKYGMPDVEVLKQASWGTTRDNLVLGSEGNGIDGAHILTPMPYLISAGKVTQNNVPTPMYILARLNLNGQCISVAKEYADIKVGLDTAPFKVALEKKKASGKAIKAAMTFPGGTHDLWIRYWLAAGGIDPDKDIETIVVPPPQMVANMKVGTMDCFCVCEPWNLQLIHQNIGYTAITTGELWNKHPEKSFGMRAAWVDKYPKAAKALLMAVLEAQQWCDRPENRDEVAAICAKRQWINCPVDDVTDRVKGKFDYGTGKVVENSPHIMKFWDDFASYPYQSHDLWFMTEDIRWGKYEPGFDSKALIAKVNREDLWKDAAKALGVSALPASTSRGQETFFDGKVFDPADPAAYLKSLSIKRVDA, encoded by the coding sequence ATGATCAGCAAGGACCGCACCGGAAGCAGAGTGAGCCGCCGCCAACTCCTGAAGGCCGGTGGCAGCGCAGCCGCATTGCTCGCTGCAGCGAAGCTGAACTTGCCCGGCGGCGCCTTCGCGCAGGAGGGCGGCCCCGAGGTGAAGGGCGCCAAGCTCGGCTTCATCGCGCTGACCGACGCCTCGCCGCTGTTCGTCGCCAAGGAGAAGGGCATCTTCGCCAAATACGGCATGCCCGACGTCGAAGTGCTGAAGCAGGCGTCGTGGGGCACCACGCGCGACAACCTCGTGCTCGGCTCCGAAGGCAACGGCATCGACGGCGCGCACATCCTCACGCCGATGCCCTATCTGATCAGCGCCGGCAAGGTGACGCAGAACAACGTGCCGACGCCGATGTACATACTGGCGCGGCTCAATCTGAACGGCCAGTGCATCTCGGTCGCCAAGGAATATGCCGACATCAAGGTCGGTCTCGACACCGCGCCGTTCAAAGTCGCGCTGGAGAAGAAGAAGGCCTCCGGCAAGGCGATCAAGGCGGCGATGACCTTCCCCGGCGGCACCCACGATCTGTGGATCCGCTACTGGCTCGCGGCCGGCGGCATCGATCCCGACAAGGACATCGAAACCATCGTGGTGCCGCCGCCGCAGATGGTGGCCAACATGAAGGTCGGCACGATGGACTGCTTCTGCGTCTGCGAGCCGTGGAATCTGCAGCTGATCCACCAGAACATCGGCTACACCGCGATCACCACCGGCGAACTCTGGAACAAGCATCCGGAAAAATCCTTCGGCATGCGCGCCGCCTGGGTCGACAAGTACCCGAAGGCCGCCAAGGCGCTGCTGATGGCGGTGCTGGAAGCGCAGCAATGGTGCGACAGGCCGGAGAACCGCGACGAGGTCGCGGCGATCTGCGCCAAGCGGCAGTGGATCAACTGCCCGGTCGACGATGTCACCGACCGGGTCAAGGGCAAGTTCGACTACGGCACCGGCAAGGTGGTCGAGAACTCGCCGCACATCATGAAGTTCTGGGACGACTTCGCCTCCTACCCGTATCAGAGCCACGATCTGTGGTTCATGACCGAGGACATCCGCTGGGGCAAGTACGAACCGGGCTTCGACAGCAAGGCGCTGATCGCCAAGGTCAACCGCGAGGATTTGTGGAAGGACGCCGCCAAGGCGCTGGGCGTCAGCGCGCTGCCGGCCTCGACCTCGCGCGGCCAGGAGACGTTCTTCGACGGCAAGGTGTTCGACCCGGCAGATCCCGCCGCGTACCTGAAGTCGCTGTCGATCAAGCGCGTCGATGCGTAA
- a CDS encoding ANTAR domain-containing response regulator produces the protein MDPLLKIVIVDENPVRAGILTEGLREAGMSQITYLAATTNLLARIYEIDPDVILIDLENPSRDMLEQMFQVSRIVKRPIAMFVDQSDTASIQASVDAGVSAYIVDGLKKERMKHILDLCISRFNAFAHLETELHRARSALDDRKVIDRAKGILMKAKGLTEEQAYVLLRTTAMNEKKKIAEIAQSVVTASEMLK, from the coding sequence ATGGACCCGCTGCTGAAAATCGTGATCGTCGACGAGAACCCGGTGCGTGCCGGGATTCTCACCGAGGGGCTGCGCGAGGCCGGGATGTCGCAGATCACCTATCTGGCCGCGACCACCAACCTGCTGGCGCGGATCTACGAGATCGACCCCGACGTCATCCTGATCGATCTGGAGAACCCAAGCCGCGACATGCTGGAGCAGATGTTCCAGGTCAGCCGCATCGTGAAGCGGCCGATCGCGATGTTCGTCGACCAGAGCGACACCGCCTCGATCCAGGCCTCGGTCGACGCCGGCGTCTCGGCCTATATCGTCGACGGGCTGAAAAAGGAGCGAATGAAGCACATCCTCGACCTGTGCATCTCGCGCTTCAACGCCTTCGCCCATCTCGAGACTGAACTGCACCGCGCCCGCAGCGCGCTGGACGATCGCAAGGTGATCGACCGCGCCAAGGGCATTCTGATGAAGGCCAAGGGCCTGACCGAAGAGCAGGCCTATGTGCTGCTGCGGACGACGGCCATGAACGAGAAGAAGAAAATCGCCGAGATCGCCCAGTCGGTGGTCACCGCGTCGGAGATGCTGAAATGA